From the genome of Roseivivax sp. THAF197b:
GACCCAGCCCTCGGGCGCCTCATCCGCGAGCGGTTCGAGATATTCCGGCTCCCCGGACAGAAGGCCGAACACCGTGCGGCCGTCGAACAGGCCCCGATCCGTGCCCTGGCGGACGAATTTCGCAAGATCCGGCCCGAAGGTCACGTTGTAGATCGCATCGGGCTTCGCGCGTTCCAGCGCCTGCACCTCGGCGCCCGCGTCGATCTGGAAGAGCTGCGGCCATTGCTCGGCCACGAACTCGACCTCGGGCTTCAGCGCGGTCAGCGCCTCCTTGAAGGCGGCGACGGCATCCTTTCCGTAGGCGTAGTTGGGCGCGATGGTCGCGTAGCGGACGGCATCGGTTTTCGCGGCCTCCTCGGCCAGCATCGCGGCCTGCATGTAGGTCGAGGCGCGCAGGCGGAAGGTCCAGTCGTTGCCGTTCTCCCAGACGAGCGCATCGGCCAGCGGTTCGGAGGCGAGGTAGACCCATTCCTTCTGAGCCGCGAGCGAGGACAGTGCGAGCCCCACATTGGACAGGATCGAGCCCGTGAGCATGACGGCCCCTTCGCGGGTCATCAGCTCTTCGGCGATGCGGATCGCCTCGCCCGGCTCGCCCTGATCGTCGCGGAAGATCACCTCGATCTCGCGGCCATCCACGCCGCCTGCGGCGTTCACCTCCTCGATCGCCATCTCGTAGCCCTTGCGGTAGGGCTCGGCGAAGGCCGCAAGGCGTTTGAAGTGGTTGATCTCGCCGACGACGATGGGGCCGTCTTGCGCGATCGCGGGCGACGCGGCGCCGAAGGCCAGTGCGAGAGACAGGAAGGTTCTGCGGATCATGTCGGACCGCTCCTTGTGACAACAGGTTTGCGCCCTCTTTACGCGACGCGTGCGGGTTTATGTAGCCCCGAGGACGCGAAATCAGCCCCGGCCCCCATTTGGGGCCCTGCCCGCGCGGCCCGGCCCCCCGCCGCCCGACCCCGTGATGCTTGTCCTGCAGCGCCGCAAAGGCTACCGCCTTCGGGACGCAATACCGAAGGACGCGCCATGACCGACGTGATCGACCTGCCCGTGAAGGACCGTTTCCACCTGCCCGAGGGGGTGACCTACCTCGACGGCAATTCGCTGGGCGTATTGCCCCGGGGGGCGGCCGCGCGCGCGGCGCAGGTCATCGAGCACGATTGGGGCAATGAGCTGATCCGCGCCTGGAACAGCTGCGACTGGATGGATCTGCCGCGCCGGGTGGGCGACCGCGTGGCCGGGCTCATCGGCGCGCCCGCGGGGACGGTCACCATGGGCGACACGCTGTCGGTGAAGGTTTTCCAGGCCTTGTCCGCCGCCGTTGAGATGCGGCCCGACCGGCGCGTGATCCTGTCGGATGCGGGAAACTTCCCCTCCGATCTTTACATGGCGGACGGGTTGGTGCGGCATCTGGGGCGCGATCACAGCGTGGTCACTCCGGCGCCGGAGGACGTGCTCGCGGCCATCGACGAAAGCGTAGCGGTCGTGATGCTGACCGAGGTGGATTACCGCACCGGGCGGCGCCATGACGTCGGCGCGATCACCGAAGCGGCCCATGCGGCGGGGGCCGTCATGATCTGGGATCTGGCGCATTCCGCAGGCGCGTTGCCCGTGGATGTCGCCGGGTGCAACTGCGAATTCGCGGTGGGCTGCACCTACAAATACCTCAATGGCGGGCCGGGGAGGCCTGCCTTCATCTATGTGCGCCCTGATCTTGCCGACAGCATCGACCCGGTCCTGCAAGGCTGGCTCGGGCACGCCGCGCCCTTCGAGATGGCGCGCGACTACCGCCCGGCACCGGGGGTGGAGCGGATGCGCGTCGGCACGCCGCCGGTTCTGCAGCTCGCGGTTCTCGAGGCTGCACTCGATGCCTGGGAGGGTGTGTCGCTGGAAAGCCTGCGCGCTGCATCCGTCGCGCTGTCCGAGCGGTTCATCACCGAGGTGGAGGCGCGCTGTCCCAGCCTTACGCTCGCCTCGCCGCGGGATGCGGGTGCTCGGGGGTCGCAGGTCTCCTTCGCCCATCCCGAGGGCTTTGCCATCATGCAGGCCTTGATCGCGCGCGGCGTGATCGGCGATTTCCGGGCGCCCGACATCCTGCGGTTCGGGTTCACGCCGCTCTATCTGGACGAAGGCGACGTGGTGCGCGCGGCGGAGGTGCTGGAGGAGATCATGGTGACTGAGGCCTGGCGCGCGGCGGAATACCAGGTGCGCGGTCGGGTGACGTAGAAAGACGCACGCATCTCGGTCGCGTCTCAAGAGAACGACGTAGATGCGCCTGCCCGCGGGATGGCACTGCTGCGCCGGGCTTGCGCGCTTTATGTGGCCAAATCGTTGCTCAGATCAGTCGGCGCGTTCATCGTTTCAAAGCGCCAGCCCGTCGGGGCGGGCAGGCGCTAGGCGCGGCGGCTGCCGGCATCTTTGATCTCGCGCTCTGGGTGCGCTTTTCCGAGACGAGGGTGAAGAGACGTGCGCGAAAGGTGCAACGCCGAAGCGCCTGCCCGGTGGGGTGGCGCTACAACGGTCGGACGGGAGTGCTTTATGCCCGCCAAGTCCCTCCGCAGAACGAGCGGCGGTGCTTGCGTCACCCAAGCGCCAGCCCGTCCGGGCCGGGCAGGCGCTGGAGCGCGGCGGCTGCACGCAGCCTTGATTCCGCGCTCTGAGTGCATGGATCGGCCCAAGGCTCGGCTCTGCGCTTTTGAGGGCGATCTCACCGACTTCGAACGTGTCTAAGATCAATTGCCGCCTTTGGCCTTTTTGACAGCAGACACGGCGCCGCTAGGGCCTTTCACACCTCGACGATCTTGCCCGGGTTCATCAGGTTCAAGGGATCGAGCGCACGCTTGATATCGGCCATCACGTCAAGCGCGTCGCCATGTTCTTCGCGCATGTAGCCCATCTTGCCGATGCCGATCCCGTGCTCGCCGGTCACGGTCCCGCCCAGTTCCAGCGCGATGCGGCTCACGCGGGAGGCCAGGGCCTTGGCCGCGGCGACCTCCTCGGCCACGTCGGGATCGACCAGGATCGACAGGTGGAAATTCCCGTCCCCCACATGCCCCACCAAGGGCGCGATCAGCCCCGCCTCGGCGATGGCGGACTTGGTGCGCGCGATAGCCTCGGCAAGCGCCGAGATCGGCACGCAGCTATCGGTCACCACGCCCTTGGCCCCTTGTCGCAAGGCCTGTGCGGCGTAATAGGCGTTGTGCCGCGCCTCCCAGAGCCGGGTACGATCCTCGGTCCGCGTGGCCCATTTGAATTCGGAGCCGCCATGTTCCGTGGCCAGATCGCGGAATGTCTCGACCTGCTCGGCCACGCCCGCCTCTGAGCCGTGGAACTCAAGGAAAAGATGCGGTGTCTCCGGCATGTCGAGATCGGGATTGTAGCGCGCCATGCCGCGCATCTGCACCTCGTCCAGAAGCTCCACCCTGGCCATGGGCAGGCCCGATTGAATGGCGAGGATCACCGTGTCGACCGCAGAGGCCACATCGGGAAAGGCGCAGGTCGCCGCCGAGATCTGTTCGGGCTGACCGAAAAGCCGCACGGTGAGCTTCGTGATGATGCCGAGCGTGCCTTCGGAGCCCACGAACAGATGCGTCAGATCGTAGCCCGCCGCGGATTTCCGCGCCCGCGTTCCGGTCTCGATCACCCGGCCATCGGCGAGCACCACCTCAAGCGCGAGGACATTCTCGCGCATGGTGCCGTAACGCACCGCATTGGTGCCCGAGGCCCGTGTCGCAGCCATGCCGCCCAGCGTGGCATTTGCGCCCGGATCGACGGTGAACATCAGCCCCGTCGCGCGCAGATCCTCGTTCAGCTGTTTGCGGGTGACGCCCGGCTGCACGACCGCGTCGAGATCGGCCTCGTGCACCTCGAGCACGCGGTTCATGCGGCTCGTATCGATCGAGATGCCCCCGTGCAGCGGGATGACATGCCCCTCCAGCGAGGAGCCGATCCCGAAGGGCACGACCGGGCAGCGATGCGCATGGCAGAGCGTCATGATGCGGCTGACTTCCTCGGTCGTCTCGGGGAAGGCCACGGCATCGGGGCTGTGCGGTGCGGAATACGCCTCGTCCCGACCATGCAGGTCGCGGATCGACGTGCCGGTTGAAAGCCTGTCGCCCAATTCGGCGCGCAACGCCTCGATCACCTCGTGATGCGGCGAACCCTGTCCATCCATACTGGCTCCTCCTCCTGCCTTCGCAATGTGCCGACAGCTATGAGGCTATGCAACACCACGCACCATAGCACGCAGGCCGCGGCGGCGTGTCTTGAGCGCTTGGGGCGCAGGGTCTAATGTTTTGCCAACGGGCGGCCATGGATGCGCAGGCCTGAAAGGCAGGGCCGCTTCGGTCCTGCGACGCGGAAAGGGCAGAAATGTCGAAAGCGGGTGATCCCTTTGACAAGGTCAGGACTGGCGCCGCCTACAGCCGACCGCTGCTGCGCGCCGACGTTCAGGTGACCGAGCAGCCCGCGAAATCCGCGCGTCCCTCGGGCAAGACCTACAGGATCAGCGATCCCGAAAGCGGCAAGAGCCTCGATATCGGTCAGGCCGAATACGACCTCGCGCAACGCGCCGACGGGCGCACCAGTCTTCGCGCGCTCCATGCCGGGCAGACCGCGTTGACGCCCGAGCAGGTCCTGACCTTCTTTCGGCAGCTGAACGTGCGGGGGCTGCTTGCGCGACTGGACAAGTCCGACCCGCAGGCGATGGACCCGACGCCCGGTTTCGGGCACGGCCCGCGCGCCGGTGCCCTGCTGGAGCGCAGGCGCCGCATCGCGACGGAGCGCGCGCCTGCTCGCGACCGGCCCGCACACGACCGGACGGAGCCGAAAGCCGCAGCCACGACGCCCAAACGGGGCGACGAGCGCGCTCCTGCCAGCGGCAAGGCCACGCGTCGCGACGATGCGGTGGAACCGGTCGAGGCGCAGAAGGACGTCGCAAAGAAGGCGGATGCTCCCGCGGAGACCCCAACGCCCAAGGCAGCTTCTGCGCGGGCCCAAAAGGAGAGCCGCGCGCAACAGCCCGAGCCCAAGGCGGCACCGAAAGCCGGGAGGGCGACGCGGCCCTCGGCCAAAAGCGCCTCTATCGCTTCCTTGGCGGAAAGACGCGCCGCCGAAACAGCACGGTCCAAGCGCGATGATGACAAGGCCGGGTCACAAAGTGCGAAGGCTGCGCTAGGGGCAAAACCTGCAAAGGCCGAGACCGTCGCGCGGGACACCAAGACCGATGCCGCACCCGAGGCTGAACCCGCCGCGCGCCGCGAAAAAGCCCCGTCTCCAAGCCTGCGCCAAAAGGCCCGGGACGACGCGAGCGCCCGCAAGGCGACGGCGCGCAAGACGGCATCGGAGGCCGACACACCGCCAACGCATGATCCGGTCGCGGATCCGGTCACGCCAGAGCCCGCATCGAATGCCTTCGACGTTGTGACCGCCAATCTGACCGCCGCGCCGCCGAAACCCGACGGTGACGGTTTCGGGGATTTTCTGGACCTCGACGAGGACGGCTTCGGCGGGTTCGGCGGCGGTGGCCGTCGGGGCGGTGGTGCCGGGGCACAGGGCGAACGGTTGCGCGCGCTTCTGGCCGCCCGCAAGGAGGGCGGCGGCGGCATGGCGGGCGGCATAGGTGGAGGCCTCGGCGGCGGCGGCATGGGCGGCGGTCTTGCCGGTGCCATGGGCGGCGGCCGTGGTGGCGGCATGGGTGGCGGTATGGGCGGTGGCGGTATGCGCATGGACGCGGCCCCCGCACCGGGCGATCAGGAGGACGGCCCGGCAAGGATGCCGCTCTTCAACCCGTCCGGCCTGCTCAAGCTGCTTTATATCGCGGGCTTTCCGCTCAAGTACTTCATCTGGGCCATCGTGCCGCTGACCCTTGTCGCGGGTATGATCTGCTTTCAGAACTGGACGGCGCTGGCCGACGATCTGCGCGGCACGCTTTCGCAGGTCTCGCGCATCTGGCTCGTGGTGATTGCCGCGGGCACGGTGAACCTCGTCTCGCGTCTGGCCCAGGGCGTGGCCATCGTGGCCCATGGCGGACGGGTCCGGCAGCTTGGCCTGAAGGCGATGTTCGGCGTTCTACCCCGGTTCTACATCGACCTGACCGGGATCCGGGCGCTTGACCGGCAGGGCCAGCTTTGGAGCTACGGCGCGCCGCTTCTGGCGCGGCTCGGGGTGTTCGGCATCGGCACGTTCTTCTGGGCCGTCTCGCGCGAGACCGGCACGAACTTTGCCGATATCAGCCTAATCGCTGCGAATATGGGCCTCATCATGTTCGTCCTCAGCGCCTTCCCGCTTTTCCCGGCTGAAGGCCAGCGTTGGGTCGGCGTCTACATCAACGAGCCGCAACTCGTGCCCCGCACGCTTCTGGTTCTGCGGCATACCTTCCTCGGCGCGCCCCTGCCGCCGCAGCTCGCAGGTATGAGCACCGCCCCCTATCTGTGGTTTGGCCTCGCGGTTCTGATCGCTTCCGCCACGGGGCTTCTGACGCTTGCGGGCTACACGCTTCTGGCGCTTGAGCAGGATCTCGGCGGCACCGGGGTGATCATTTTCCTCGCGCTCGTGGGCGCGTTCCTGTTCTGGCTCATTGGCCTCAAGACGATGATCGGACGCCGCTTCCGCGCGCTGCAAGGGGGCGGTGGTGCTGCGATCCCGGCCATGGCGGAGACCGCGGAGGTGCAGGCTCATCCGCTTGAGCAGGTCGCAGAACCCGCCGGAGGAGCGGCAGCAAGCGGCG
Proteins encoded in this window:
- a CDS encoding ABC transporter substrate-binding protein, which translates into the protein MIRRTFLSLALAFGAASPAIAQDGPIVVGEINHFKRLAAFAEPYRKGYEMAIEEVNAAGGVDGREIEVIFRDDQGEPGEAIRIAEELMTREGAVMLTGSILSNVGLALSSLAAQKEWVYLASEPLADALVWENGNDWTFRLRASTYMQAAMLAEEAAKTDAVRYATIAPNYAYGKDAVAAFKEALTALKPEVEFVAEQWPQLFQIDAGAEVQALERAKPDAIYNVTFGPDLAKFVRQGTDRGLFDGRTVFGLLSGEPEYLEPLADEAPEGWVVTGYPWYAFEDGPNADFVAAYTEAFGERPKNGSLVGYMTGLSVAAAFSKAESLESDAIRAAFEGLEVSGPVGTITYREIDNQSTMGAFVGTTALEDGGGIMVDWTYRDGADYLPDDATVRARQGQ
- the kynU gene encoding kynureninase; this encodes MTDVIDLPVKDRFHLPEGVTYLDGNSLGVLPRGAAARAAQVIEHDWGNELIRAWNSCDWMDLPRRVGDRVAGLIGAPAGTVTMGDTLSVKVFQALSAAVEMRPDRRVILSDAGNFPSDLYMADGLVRHLGRDHSVVTPAPEDVLAAIDESVAVVMLTEVDYRTGRRHDVGAITEAAHAAGAVMIWDLAHSAGALPVDVAGCNCEFAVGCTYKYLNGGPGRPAFIYVRPDLADSIDPVLQGWLGHAAPFEMARDYRPAPGVERMRVGTPPVLQLAVLEAALDAWEGVSLESLRAASVALSERFITEVEARCPSLTLASPRDAGARGSQVSFAHPEGFAIMQALIARGVIGDFRAPDILRFGFTPLYLDEGDVVRAAEVLEEIMVTEAWRAAEYQVRGRVT
- a CDS encoding FAD-binding oxidoreductase produces the protein MDGQGSPHHEVIEALRAELGDRLSTGTSIRDLHGRDEAYSAPHSPDAVAFPETTEEVSRIMTLCHAHRCPVVPFGIGSSLEGHVIPLHGGISIDTSRMNRVLEVHEADLDAVVQPGVTRKQLNEDLRATGLMFTVDPGANATLGGMAATRASGTNAVRYGTMRENVLALEVVLADGRVIETGTRARKSAAGYDLTHLFVGSEGTLGIITKLTVRLFGQPEQISAATCAFPDVASAVDTVILAIQSGLPMARVELLDEVQMRGMARYNPDLDMPETPHLFLEFHGSEAGVAEQVETFRDLATEHGGSEFKWATRTEDRTRLWEARHNAYYAAQALRQGAKGVVTDSCVPISALAEAIARTKSAIAEAGLIAPLVGHVGDGNFHLSILVDPDVAEEVAAAKALASRVSRIALELGGTVTGEHGIGIGKMGYMREEHGDALDVMADIKRALDPLNLMNPGKIVEV
- a CDS encoding efflux RND transporter periplasmic adaptor subunit, with the translated sequence MSKAGDPFDKVRTGAAYSRPLLRADVQVTEQPAKSARPSGKTYRISDPESGKSLDIGQAEYDLAQRADGRTSLRALHAGQTALTPEQVLTFFRQLNVRGLLARLDKSDPQAMDPTPGFGHGPRAGALLERRRRIATERAPARDRPAHDRTEPKAAATTPKRGDERAPASGKATRRDDAVEPVEAQKDVAKKADAPAETPTPKAASARAQKESRAQQPEPKAAPKAGRATRPSAKSASIASLAERRAAETARSKRDDDKAGSQSAKAALGAKPAKAETVARDTKTDAAPEAEPAARREKAPSPSLRQKARDDASARKATARKTASEADTPPTHDPVADPVTPEPASNAFDVVTANLTAAPPKPDGDGFGDFLDLDEDGFGGFGGGGRRGGGAGAQGERLRALLAARKEGGGGMAGGIGGGLGGGGMGGGLAGAMGGGRGGGMGGGMGGGGMRMDAAPAPGDQEDGPARMPLFNPSGLLKLLYIAGFPLKYFIWAIVPLTLVAGMICFQNWTALADDLRGTLSQVSRIWLVVIAAGTVNLVSRLAQGVAIVAHGGRVRQLGLKAMFGVLPRFYIDLTGIRALDRQGQLWSYGAPLLARLGVFGIGTFFWAVSRETGTNFADISLIAANMGLIMFVLSAFPLFPAEGQRWVGVYINEPQLVPRTLLVLRHTFLGAPLPPQLAGMSTAPYLWFGLAVLIASATGLLTLAGYTLLALEQDLGGTGVIIFLALVGAFLFWLIGLKTMIGRRFRALQGGGGAAIPAMAETAEVQAHPLEQVAEPAGGAAASGAAKVVWALIVTGLIAVAFLPYNYEAGGPVEILPAARAQAVARTEGEVIEMFVSEGSLVSRGDVLARLSNWEQVNARNLTRSQLRAAEAALAQLEAGAKTEEIDVARTRLESAEAALRFSELELERSRELVARGTISAVELEKAESNYDANLSQVATARANLALVESSATEEELDIARANVERMTLELEYREAEIERTRIEAPMDGRVVTSDLALRLGSFLQVGETLMEIERTDQVSAAISVPEADINLTEPGRIVRMKVRGYPDETIEGRVSNIAPAAEDTGFGRTVRVEATFENPDDFLRSGTTGYAKIEAQEMPVWQAYLRSIRRFFQIEFWSWIP